A genomic stretch from Anaerolinea thermophila UNI-1 includes:
- a CDS encoding ABC transporter permease: protein MQTEFGLSQPSWRSHLRALWMIAVNNWKHHWRYPLNAVSDMLQPLVWLAPVYFMGQAFSVNGRAEGFAGFAGTDDYMSYIILGTALTNFIMAVFWGMGFSLKWDMDGGVLEANWMAPLPRPLMLVGRTLSSLATTTLTSLGMILIGALVWGFHPTGNALSAVLVAVPLLIGLYGFGFAFAALVMILREANTLVDSGSYVVMLLSGANFPVTVLPKWLLPLSLALPLTYGFDAVRAILLKTRTLLPLNVEIAILLASMVLMIVIGLRAFYALERRVRQMGTVGQY, encoded by the coding sequence ATGCAGACCGAATTTGGACTTTCCCAACCCTCGTGGCGTTCTCATCTGCGCGCGTTGTGGATGATTGCGGTGAACAACTGGAAGCACCACTGGCGCTACCCGCTCAACGCCGTTTCCGACATGCTTCAGCCGCTGGTCTGGCTGGCGCCGGTGTACTTCATGGGGCAAGCCTTCAGCGTCAACGGCAGGGCAGAGGGTTTTGCCGGCTTTGCCGGGACGGATGATTACATGTCCTACATTATCCTCGGTACCGCGCTGACCAATTTCATCATGGCGGTATTCTGGGGCATGGGCTTCTCACTCAAATGGGACATGGACGGCGGGGTGCTGGAAGCCAACTGGATGGCGCCGCTCCCCCGCCCGCTGATGCTGGTGGGGCGCACCCTCTCCAGTCTGGCAACCACCACGCTCACCTCGCTGGGGATGATTCTCATCGGCGCGCTGGTGTGGGGCTTCCACCCGACAGGGAACGCGCTTTCGGCGGTGCTGGTGGCTGTCCCTCTGCTCATCGGGCTGTACGGCTTTGGCTTTGCCTTTGCCGCGCTGGTGATGATTCTGCGCGAAGCCAACACGCTGGTGGATTCGGGCAGTTACGTGGTCATGCTCCTGTCGGGCGCCAACTTCCCCGTCACCGTCCTGCCCAAATGGCTTCTGCCGCTCTCGCTGGCACTCCCGCTGACCTACGGCTTCGATGCCGTGCGCGCCATCCTGCTGAAGACGCGCACCCTCTTGCCGCTGAATGTGGAAATTGCCATCCTGCTGGCTTCCATGGTGCTGATGATTGTGATTGGCTTGCGGGCGTTTTACGCGCTGGAGCGGCGCGTGCGCCAGATGGGCACGGTGGGGCAGTACTGA